The Candidatus Obscuribacterales bacterium DNA segment TGTTTGCGGCAAGATGACTTCCAATCTGTCAGGATTGGCTCTTTGAGCACCGCGAATGGCCGCCATGTTGGTTCCGTTGGCACCACCGGATGTAACTACCTGGTTGCCGGACAAGACAAGCGCATAAGAAAGCATTTCCACCAATTGCTGGTTTGTCAAAGGCATATTACGCGTGCCGATTATGGCCACTCGACGTGGTCCTGATTGCTGAATGAGCAATAACTCTTGAGCCAGCTCGTCTACGGTCGGTATAGTTGCCGCCCCTGTTGCACCACGTTCTGACTGACTCATTTGATTACCTAGGTTGGAAGTTGTTAACTGGCTGTGCGCCGAACGGCTCGAAACGGATACACTTATAAAGTTAGCCGAGCCGAAACTCTAGAGTACCTGTACTCAGGGTCCTAGGTCATGGCATGTAGTTCACCTGTTTACAAGTTTTAATCTAATTTATTTTATGTTAGCTACTGGCAACCTATTACAAGGACTAAATGACCACCAAAAGACGGCGGTTAGCCTCGGCTGGGGTCCATCATTAATTGTGGCCGGCGCCGGCTCGGGTAAGACAACAGTGCTTACAAGGCGCGTTGCATATCTAATGACCGAACTTCACCAGTCGCCTGATTCCATTTTGGCCGTTACCTTTACAAACAAAGCTGCTGAAGAAATGAAGCACCGCTTGCAAAAACTTGTTGGCGGGCACGCCAGGCATATTTTAATCGGCACCTTCCACAGCTTTTGCGCCAGAGCCCTGCGCGAAGAAATTGAAAATTACAAAAGCCCGGAAGGCTTTACCTGGAAGCACAACTTTGTCATTTACGACGAAACGGATAAACAAAGCGTTGTGAAAAATGTCGTTCAACGCCTCAATCTGGATGAAAAAGTATTCAATCCGCGTGAAATGTGCCACCGCATTTCATCACTTAAAAATGACGGCTATATGCCGGCACGTTATGCTAATGAAGCGCGCAACTACAAAGAAACTCGCGTGGCGGAGATTTTTTCTGCTTATCAATCGGATTTGGCCAAAAACAACGCGCTTGATTTTGATGATTTAATTTTGACACTTGTCGAATTGCTCAGACAAAACATTCCGGTGCGCCGAAGATTTAGAGAACGCTTCCAACATGTTCTTGTCGATGAATTTCAAGACACCAACCAATCACAATACGAATTAATCAGGTTGATTGTCGAAGCATCCGATGAAGAGAAGCAAGCCAACCCGGCAAGCATTTGGCATGAGCGCAGTCTACTTGTAGTGGGCGATGTCGACCAGTCGATTTATTCGTGGCGCAAAGCCGATTTCCGCATCATCTTAGGCTTCCAATCTGATTTTAAAGAATCAAAAATTGTCAAACTGGAAGACAACTACCGCTCAACGTCGACAATTCTTGAAGTAGCCAATTCAATTATTCAAAACAATACCGAGCGCATTGAAAAGGTCTTGCGTTCCAGTCGCGGAGCCGGCACCAAAGTAAAATGCTTTGAAGCGCAAGATGAAATTGACGAAGCGTATTTCGTACAAGAAGAATTAAAACGGCTTTCCGCACGCGGCAGACAATTATCAAATTGCGTCATTCTATATAGGACGAACGCACAAAGCCGCGCCATGGAAGAAGTTTTGGTGCGTAGCCATCAACCTTACACGGTTGTGGGCGGCACGCGATTCTACGAGCGCCAAGAAATCAAAGACGTGCTAGGCTATTTAAAGCTCATCTTCAACGGTGCCGATGGACAAGCATTCATGCGCGTGATTAACACGCCGCGCCGGGGACTAGGCAAGACTACTCTGGAAAGACTTGTCTCCTTTGCCTTTGAGCGCGATTTGACACTTTTAGATGCAGCCAAAGAAATAGGCGCTGCCCAAGGCGTTTCTGAAAAATCACAAAGAGCTTTGCGTGATTTTGCCAATATGGTCAAACGCTGGCAGGCAGAAAGCACACAAACACCTATTTCCGAGATACTCTCCGGCATTTTAAAAGAAACAGGCTATCTGGACAAATTGAAAGAAGATGCAGCACAAGGTCTTGACGAATTAGCTTCCGGCAGAATTGAGAACGTTATGGAATTGCATAACGTCGCCAAAGAATTTGAATCCATGTCGGACAAACCCGATCTGGAAGCGTTTCTTACACGTATTGCACTGGTATCAGATATTGACCAAGCAAAAATGGACGAAGACTGCGTCAAGCTGATGACCATTCACTCAGCAAAAGGTCTGGAATTTCCAGTTGTTTTCATTCTTGGCCTAGAAGAAGGCTTATTCCCACACATGCGTTCATTGGACTCACCAAATGCAATGGAAGAGGAACGTCGCTTGATGTATGTAGCGGTAACGCGAGCAGCAGATTTGCTTTACTTGACCTATGCTCGCAAAAGAGCTGCTTTTGGCTGGGCGACAGGCTTTTCCAATTTCACAATACCATCGCGCTTCTTGAAGGAAATTTCGCCGCAACACATGACCGGCTTTTACCCCAGTCCGGAAACACCTTCCAATGATCAAAAGGAAGATTACGATCCATGGGATGAGAGCTCCTGGGCTCCGAAGAAGAAACAACCAAGCCCTGCCCCGTCTGCTCAAAGACCGGCAGATTATGCACGTTCGTCCAAGCCTCAGGTAAAACCACGAGCTTTCCGCCAGCAAACTCCGCCGCAGCAGTCTTCTTCATGGATTGAATCCAAGCCCAAAGAAGAAAGTATTCCTTTTGAAAAACTTTCAGTGGGTGACAAAGTGCAGCATGCCAAATTTGGTATAGGAGAAGTCACCCAGATAATTGGCGACAAAGACAAAGAACTTTATAACGTGGACTTCAAGACCGAGGGCAAACGCCTCATGGACCCACGGTTTGCCAAACTAGTTAAGCTAACTTGAAAAGTAAGCCAATAGTCTTTTCTTCGTGATAATCATTTATATGTGAGTCTATATGTGAGTCAGGCATAGACGCACATGACAAGTCCCGCCCCAAAAGGAGTAATCTCAGTGGCAGACACAGAAAAGACATTTGTCGCAATAAAACCAGACGGCGTACAGCGCGGTCTTGTCGGTGAAATCATCGGTCGTTTTGAAAAGCGTGGACTGAAGCTAGTCGGCTTGAAGCTCCTCAAAGTTCCACAAGAAATGGCAGAAAAGCATTACGGTGAGCACAAAGGCAAACCATTTTTTGAAGGTTTGGTCAGTTTCATAACCTCAGGACCAATAGTTGCAATGGTCTGGGAAGGCAAAGGCGCAATTGCCTTAACACGCACAATCATCGGTTCAACAAACCCGGCACAAGCTGCTCCCGGCACCATCCGCGGCGACCTCGCTCTGGATATCGGCCGCAACGTAGTCCATGCATCCGATGGTCCGGAAAGTGCTCCTCGCGAAATCGGCATCTTCTTCAACAACAATGAAGTAATCGGTTGCTGGTCGCGCAATATCGATCCATGGGTTGTTGAACAACCACTTACTTGCGCTTCTAAATAAGTAAGTAAACTCAACTCTAAAAACGCGCGGCTCAACACGCTGCGCGTTTTTTATTGGAGCAAAAGATCGTTAACAGAACGCATGACTTCATTAGCCGAAAGCTCTTCCAGACAGGCATTTGTAGACAGCGGACAAATGGCTTCAAAACACGGCTGACAGGACAGATGCAAACTGACCGCCCGGGACTGCGGACCTAATGGTTCCAAACGCTTATACGGAGTAGCTCCAAAAATACCTACTACTTTGGGCATGCCCACAGCAGCAGCTAGATGCATCGGTCCGCTGTCTAATCCAATTACAAGGCGGCTTTTTTGGTAGAGCGCAATTAAGTCAAGCAAACTGGTTTCACCGGTGACATCCAACACCTGTATGCCACCACTTTTAAGAGAATCGGCAATCGCAGAATTCGTTTTCTTCTCGGATGGCCCACCGGCAAGAATTAACGGCATACGAATTTCGCATAACTTTCCAGCTAAATCAATCCATTTTTGGCTGGTCCAAATCTTGGAAGTCCATGTTGTGCCGGGTAAAAGTACAGCAACGTTAGATTGCCCAGTTAGCAACTTGTCTATTTTTTGTCGCGAAGTTTCCGGAATCTCCGGAAGCGGGAATTCAATTTCCTCATCTTTAATTGTGGGGGCAAGGCCAAGTGTCCGAAATAAATAGGAAGCAATCTCCAAATTGACACGCACAATGTGTTTATCAAGAGCAAAGTAATTTCCGACTTCAACCTTATCGGTCAAAAACAGCCCGGCGCCTTCTCTGGTATGGGAAAAACCAATTCGCTTGGGAGCACCGGATGCCACCGTGCATAGTGCGCTCTTCAATAAACCCTGCATGTCTAAAACAACATCGTAGTTTTTGTTTCTGATATCACTCCAAAAAGCATGTGCTTCCTGGGCGACGGATGCCCAATTTAGAGGCGAGGCAAGCTTTTTGATCCACCCTTTGCGCGGCAAGACAAACACTTCATCAACAGCTGGATTGTTGGTAACAAGTGGTGCGCTCATCGGCTCAACCACCCAGCCGATCTGGGCTTCAGGGATGCGACGCTTGATGGCAGCCGCCACAGGCAAGCTGTGAATGGTATCGCCAATGGCACTAAGTCTGATAATTAGGACTTTCACAATGTTCCTCTAACCACAAATTGTAGCTGGTAGCGCCTTTTTGGCGATCTTACCACCGTCGATGGTGCCATACGCCTGTAAGGCACCACTCGATTATGGGCAGAAATATTACCGATGATTACGAGTGATACCAGCCATTAAATGTGGTGCGGCACCACCGGTGAAGGCACGGCAAAAGCCTCATCCAGCAAGCGTTTCGGGACTCGCGCCACCATATATACACCATGATCATATGTGGATATTTAACTGATGGAATGTTCGCGCCACCTTAGGTAGTGGTATTAATATAGCAACCACATTCAATTGGGGCACCACAAAATATCCAAGGTGCCCTATCAAGAGGAAAATACGATGGCCGTAAAAAGAAAAGCAAAAAGACCGGCTGCAAGAAAGCCAGCAAAAAAGGCACCAGCCCGTAAGGCTTCCAAGTCCACAATGAGAGCAAGCAGAGCCCATGAATCAGGCGGCAGCTACCTCAAGTACAGTGGCAAGTTCACCGTCCGTCTGCCGAGATCCCTGCACCAAGCATTGGTCAGCAGAGCAGAAAGAGAAGGTGTGAGCCTCAACTTGTTTGTCACAAACGCTCTTTCGCGCACCGTCAAATAAGCATTAGCTATGACCCGAAAAAATGCCAGGTTCCGAAAGGACCTGGCATTTTTCTTTCTATCCATTACGTAAATCTAACTGCGCGAGAGATGAACCTTATCAGGAGCAACTTTGAGTCCAATGTCTAATAAGTTAGACTTTCAAAGTCCTACTTATTGTCGTCAAGAGATAAGTAAGTAGGCCTTGTTGACAACCTCCCGCAACGAGAGAAGCGTAATGACTCAAGCAACACAAAAGGTTCCAGTTCTCGGACTCAAGGAACAGTACCAGCCCATCGCCGACGAATTAGAGGCAAATGTCTTAGCAGTACTTAGAAGCGGCAACTACATTCTGGGCGAGCACGTGAAGGGTCTAGAGGGCGAGGTTGCCAAGCTGTCCAGCGCACAAGAAGCAGTCGGGGTTGCCAATGGAACCGACGCTTTAATACTTGCTCTCTGGGCACTCGATATAGGCCCCGGCGATGAAGTTATCACATCTCCTTTCACCTTTGCGGCCACTGTTGAGGCTATCGCCATACGCGGAGCAAAGCCGGTTTTTGTCGACATCGACCCGGACACATTCAACATCAACACCAAACAAATTGAAGCCGTCATCACCAAAAAGACCAAAGCCATTTTGCCGGTGCACTTGTACGGTCATCCGGCAGACATGGATCCAATCATGGAGCTGGCGAAAAAGTACAAACTCTTCGTTATCGAAGACAACGCTCAAGCAATTGCCGCCACCTACAAAGGCAAAACGACAGGCAGCTTCGGTGATGTCGGCTGCATAAGTTTCTACCCGACCAAAAACCTTGGCGCGGCAGGAGATGCCGGCATGGTCACCGCCAACAACAAAGATGTTGCCGACAGATTGAGAAAATTGCGCGCGCACGGCATGTGGGTTCGCTACTATCACGATGAGCTAGGCGTAAATAGCAGACTGGATGAAATTCAAGCCGTAATTCTGCGCACTAAGCTCAAGCATTTGTCCAAGTGGAATGACAGAAGAAGACAAATTGCCAATCTGTACGAAACACTATTGAAAAATTGCCCGGGTATTACTTTGCCCAAGACAAGCACAGATGTCACACATGTGTTTCACCAATATACAATCCGTGTGCACAACAACAACAAGACCGAGACAAAAGGTAGAGATGTTCTGCAAGCAAAACTAGCAGAATCCGGTATCGGCTCCATGATTTATTACCCGGTACCGCTGCATCTGCAAAAGGCCTTCAGCCAATACGGTTATGCTGAAGGCGACTTCCCTGTAACTGAATTAGTTTCCGATGAAGTACTTTCGCTGCCTATGTATCCGGAATTAACCGATGCGCAAGTGAAATTGGTTGCCGAGTCAATCAAGACCATACTCAACGCGCCGGCAACCGCTCCGGCTGTATCGCAACCAGTTGCAGGAACAGTTTAAGATGAGTATTGACGCAAGTGTCAAATTAGGCAAAGGAACAAATATTGCTTCCGATGCGTTTATTGGCAAAGGCTCAGTAATTGGTGACAATGTCGTAATTGAACCCGGGGTCGTCATTTACGAAAATGTAAAAATTGGCGCCAACACTTACATCGGCGCTCAATGCATTTTGGGTGAAAGAGTTTTTGGATTCAACACGGATCCTAATTATGCAAACCCGGAACTCTCAATTGGACCAAACAGCACCATACGCTCGGGAACAATTATCTACGCCGGTTGCACAATGGGTGAAAAATTCCAGACAGGACACCGTGCCTGCATTCGTGAATACAGCCATTTCGGCACTAATTGCGCCTTCGGCACAATGTCGCAATCCGATGGTCAAATAAAAGTTGGAAACGATTGTCGCTTCCACAACAATGTCTTCATTGCCACATTCACGACAATTGAAGACGATGTGCACTTCTATCCGATGTCTTGCACAACGGACAGCTTGCACCCACCATGCCAAAAAGGCCGTCAAGGACCATATGTGGAAAAAGGCGCCATAATTTGCGCCCGCGTTCTTTTGCTACCGCGCGTTCGTATCGGCGCAGGCGCAGTTGTTGCAGGCGGCTCAGTTGTTAGCCATGACGTTCCGGCAAACATGATTGCCGCAGGCAATCCGGCAAAAGTCGTCAAAGCAAAAGATGCCGTCCGTTGCCACTTAGAAGATCGTCCCGCCTGGGAAGTCGCCCTGGAATCCGTAAAGTCCTAAATAACCTAATGATTCAAATCAAAGAAAGAACAACTGATATCAGTAAGCAAACTGAGGGGCAGTCCAGCCTCATCAGCATTGGCTTAGTTCTTGTCATTGCCGCAACCATCGTTGCTTACAGCAATGTGTTATTCAATTTTTTCAATGGCGACGATTTTGTGCACTTAACCTGGCTCAAGGATGCTGTCAAGAATCCCGAACTTATCTGGCGCAACTTCCATAGTTCGTGGCTCGACGGCACAACAACACGCTTTTATAGACCGCTTATTTCTGTCTTCATGGTCACTGATTACCTTGCCTGGGGTATTAACGGACTAGGTTTCCACATAACCAATTTGCTCTTTCATTTAGCAAGCACCCTACTTATATTTTTTATCGTCAAGAATCTTGCGCGCAATTCGCAGACTTGGGCATTAACAGCAGCCGGGCTGTTCGGACTATATCCGTTACATCCCGAAGCTGTTTCTTGGATTACCGGTAGAGTTGACAGTGTAGTCACGCCATTTTGTCTTTTCAGCTTGCTGGCATTTATGTATTACCGCCAATCAGGAAAACTTTTCTGGGCGGCATTGGCAACCGTATCAATGTGGCTTGGTCTCTTTTCCAAAGAAATGGCCATTACATTGCCGGCCATCTTCGTACTTTATGAAGTCCTATACGGGCAGTCATCATCTTCTTTAGGGTCCTCTTTTGGAAAACTAAATTGGTTCATCGAGAAATCAAAATCAATTGTTGTCCACACTGGATGGTTCTGGCTGATGCTCGGGCTTTATTTCTTTGTGAGAGTGAAAGCACTCGGCACATTTGTCGGCGGCTATGATGATTCACTTCTGTACATTGCCAATTTCAACAACTTCATAAGCAGTTGGCTGCATGGCTTGAAAAAGCTCGTCGTGCCACTAAACATGAATCTCATGAGCACGCGTCATATTTTAAGTATCACCTGGCAGGGATCAGCAATTGTTTCGGCGGTGCTCGGAATTTACAGCATCTTTAAAAACAAAGACCTCTTGCGACCTGTTGCCTTTCTTACTTGTTGGCTAATTCTTTGTCTGGCACCCGTATACAAGATTTTCAACATAACTGATGATCTGCAAGGAAGCAGGCTTGCTTATCTGGCAACGGTGCCGCTAACAATATTGATGACCGTGGCCTTTGCGCGCTTTTCGCAAGGCCGTGCTTCTGGTCTAAAAAACATTCTCAAAGCTGTGGTTGCCGTTTGTCTTCTTACTTCGGCAGCAATGCTGTTATGG contains these protein-coding regions:
- a CDS encoding DNA-processing protein DprA → MSQSERGATGAATIPTVDELAQELLLIQQSGPRRVAIIGTRNMPLTNQQLVEMLSYALVLSGNQVVTSGGANGTNMAAIRGAQRANPDRLEVILPQTIGQQPSEVQDLLIGIKNIIEYPERRTMTLADASKICNHEIIDRCQQVICFLYHSSHTLLEAVNYAKEHRKIVTSFYLD
- a CDS encoding DegT/DnrJ/EryC1/StrS family aminotransferase, with product MTQATQKVPVLGLKEQYQPIADELEANVLAVLRSGNYILGEHVKGLEGEVAKLSSAQEAVGVANGTDALILALWALDIGPGDEVITSPFTFAATVEAIAIRGAKPVFVDIDPDTFNINTKQIEAVITKKTKAILPVHLYGHPADMDPIMELAKKYKLFVIEDNAQAIAATYKGKTTGSFGDVGCISFYPTKNLGAAGDAGMVTANNKDVADRLRKLRAHGMWVRYYHDELGVNSRLDEIQAVILRTKLKHLSKWNDRRRQIANLYETLLKNCPGITLPKTSTDVTHVFHQYTIRVHNNNKTETKGRDVLQAKLAESGIGSMIYYPVPLHLQKAFSQYGYAEGDFPVTELVSDEVLSLPMYPELTDAQVKLVAESIKTILNAPATAPAVSQPVAGTV
- the ndk gene encoding nucleoside-diphosphate kinase yields the protein MADTEKTFVAIKPDGVQRGLVGEIIGRFEKRGLKLVGLKLLKVPQEMAEKHYGEHKGKPFFEGLVSFITSGPIVAMVWEGKGAIALTRTIIGSTNPAQAAPGTIRGDLALDIGRNVVHASDGPESAPREIGIFFNNNEVIGCWSRNIDPWVVEQPLTCASK
- a CDS encoding glycosyltransferase family 9 protein, with translation MKVLIIRLSAIGDTIHSLPVAAAIKRRIPEAQIGWVVEPMSAPLVTNNPAVDEVFVLPRKGWIKKLASPLNWASVAQEAHAFWSDIRNKNYDVVLDMQGLLKSALCTVASGAPKRIGFSHTREGAGLFLTDKVEVGNYFALDKHIVRVNLEIASYLFRTLGLAPTIKDEEIEFPLPEIPETSRQKIDKLLTGQSNVAVLLPGTTWTSKIWTSQKWIDLAGKLCEIRMPLILAGGPSEKKTNSAIADSLKSGGIQVLDVTGETSLLDLIALYQKSRLVIGLDSGPMHLAAAVGMPKVVGIFGATPYKRLEPLGPQSRAVSLHLSCQPCFEAICPLSTNACLEELSANEVMRSVNDLLLQ
- a CDS encoding UvrD-helicase domain-containing protein, whose protein sequence is MLATGNLLQGLNDHQKTAVSLGWGPSLIVAGAGSGKTTVLTRRVAYLMTELHQSPDSILAVTFTNKAAEEMKHRLQKLVGGHARHILIGTFHSFCARALREEIENYKSPEGFTWKHNFVIYDETDKQSVVKNVVQRLNLDEKVFNPREMCHRISSLKNDGYMPARYANEARNYKETRVAEIFSAYQSDLAKNNALDFDDLILTLVELLRQNIPVRRRFRERFQHVLVDEFQDTNQSQYELIRLIVEASDEEKQANPASIWHERSLLVVGDVDQSIYSWRKADFRIILGFQSDFKESKIVKLEDNYRSTSTILEVANSIIQNNTERIEKVLRSSRGAGTKVKCFEAQDEIDEAYFVQEELKRLSARGRQLSNCVILYRTNAQSRAMEEVLVRSHQPYTVVGGTRFYERQEIKDVLGYLKLIFNGADGQAFMRVINTPRRGLGKTTLERLVSFAFERDLTLLDAAKEIGAAQGVSEKSQRALRDFANMVKRWQAESTQTPISEILSGILKETGYLDKLKEDAAQGLDELASGRIENVMELHNVAKEFESMSDKPDLEAFLTRIALVSDIDQAKMDEDCVKLMTIHSAKGLEFPVVFILGLEEGLFPHMRSLDSPNAMEEERRLMYVAVTRAADLLYLTYARKRAAFGWATGFSNFTIPSRFLKEISPQHMTGFYPSPETPSNDQKEDYDPWDESSWAPKKKQPSPAPSAQRPADYARSSKPQVKPRAFRQQTPPQQSSSWIESKPKEESIPFEKLSVGDKVQHAKFGIGEVTQIIGDKDKELYNVDFKTEGKRLMDPRFAKLVKLT
- a CDS encoding toxin-antitoxin system HicB family antitoxin; the protein is MAVKRKAKRPAARKPAKKAPARKASKSTMRASRAHESGGSYLKYSGKFTVRLPRSLHQALVSRAEREGVSLNLFVTNALSRTVK